CTCGCATAAGAGGAGCGCCTCCAGCCgtctaatctgccctgactatcACAGCAGAACCACCTGCTGTCATGATTGGGATTCCTCTTCAATGTACACAAACTGGTTTGGTAATCCAAGGCCGGGAGGAACTTGTCCCGCAATCGCACCCATATCCTGCACAATGAGTGCCTCTGACAGGATGCACGGAAGCCTAAGCTCCCCCCCACCACACGACATGGTATGAGTGCACTGGAAAGATAACCGCCCCACAATCTTGACCTTTTTTGCATCTGCTTCGGTGCCCTACGCTATGACCTCCGCACTCGGTCCGGGTCATGTCAACCCCTTTGATCTAATGGGAAAGTTTCCATCCCTAGGGGCATGACCAGACCCGAACAagaccactacaactactacacaTACGTAAGGAGGTGCACCCCCCAGCAATATTGCTCACATCGCGGGCGTAAGAGACAACTATCACAGCAACCTAAATTAACAGATGCTAAGTGCGGGGACACAAACACACATTTACTCAATTCCTCCCTCAATATTTGTACAATAACTTCAATTGACAAATGCAAAGCGTGGAATCAAAAGTCGatatttataagttatttataaaaaatagcAATACATCAGAAGTTGTTATTTATAAGTTATATTACACTAATGGCAATATCCACCCCTGACTTTATAATTGCTCTATCCTCTTGTCCATAATTAATCCCATTCGATACGTCGTATGTACTCTGACATCGCATTTTCTAGCTTCGGATAGCCTAGCCCGTAGCGTTCACAAGATATATAGTACGGGATGCCACTTCTGATAAGCTCTTCCAGAGCCCACGTTGAGTAAAGCCACTGTGGGTTGTCAAAGATTCTCCTTAAAAAGGGAACATTCGTCCACTCACGGTGCTCACCTGCAACGACATTGTTGTCAGACCCAACCCATCACCAAAACACAAAGATGGCACAATTATTCAATACTTAACTGGGCATCctctcccaccatctgtataATCTTTCGCTGTATTTCGCACGCAAAGGCCTAAAAGATCTATGAAGCTCCTGATCCAAATACGTCATACAACATACACCTGTCGACACACGTTCAATTAAGCCCTAAATGACATCAAACCCATACAGTGCACACGCCAAAGCAACTAAAGGAAACAAAGTTCTACTTGTATTAACAATATGTTCTATTACAATCAATTCTAAACTAACGGCCTGAAGAGCCCAAAGAATTTGTATACAGAAGCTAATGACAAAAGTTCACAGAACGAAAGTGCGTCATTCATTCTATGGCACCTCTTTCACCCTCTGACTTGCCCTCAGCTACAGAGGTAGAACCTGATGCTTTTTCATCAGGAGCCAAGTTGGCAACAGTATCTTCAACGGCTTCCCCCTCGGCATTATACATCGATCCCAGCGCATCGCCCCTCAGCTTCAACTTCTCCAAATGACATGGCGGATAAGAAATCTGCAAATCCCCAAGTTCATTCAAATACTTGTCGACGTCATACTCTCCTATCTTTACATCGACGTTCTTGCAATACATCTCCAGCTTTGCCCATTTCTCCTCTGGGGTTTGCTTCTTGTTACGTAACGCCAAATCCAGATACTTGGCAGTGTCTACCTCTGCCATTCTCGCAAATTTGCGTTCAGTGATCTCTCGGTCTCGAATACGCTGCCTAGTGGCTTCAACAGCTGCCTCTACTGCcctctgcaaaaaaaaaaaaaaaaaaaaaaaaaaaaaaaaaacatcacgtAATCAACACACGTGTTTTAAGGGACCATTAATTTTCTACAACCATAGCAAAAGACGAGTCACGTACCTCTTCTGCTTCCTTCAACTTCTTCCCAAATAGAAGTTCAGTTTCTAACTTCTGCTTCTTGGCCTCCGCTGCGCTGGACTCAAGACTGTTCACCCTTTGCTCCAGctcttttctctccttctctAAGGTCTCCTTATCAGTCTGTAACGACACAATCTCCTCGTCAAGGTCACTCATCATACTGCTAAGCTTTTCCATGCGAGCTTCATGCTGAACGCAGAATTGACTTTTCTCCATCCACTTATTGGTCATATCCACCAAACCAGCTTTCAGTTTGTCTCGCTCCACTTCAAGCCCAACAGTGCTTACCAGCTTCTCCTCCATCGCGGTCACCCTCTTTTTCGCCTCTGCCAACTCTGCTTCTAACCTCTTGATGGCCTCTACCAGCACATCTCGATTCGCTTCAGCCATCTTTCTCCCTGACCGCTCCTCTTCTACTTTCGCCATCTGCTCTGCCAATTTGGTTCCATTCTGCATAGCCGCCGCATACTCTCGCCTTGCAGCCGAAGCACATACATAGCTCTGTGACAAATCAATCATGCCCATTACAAATAACATTACACACATATACCCCAATACGAAAAGAGCCTACTTCTGTAATTTACTCACCATCCAGATGTGGTCCGATACTTGCTGCAACAAATCGCCTTGTCCACTTAAAGACCCAACTGCTTCTGTAGGTAGATGGGGTCTGCTTATGCGTAGCATTTCCTCCATCACTTCGTTAGACGCAGAGGGGCCATATTCCGACATTACTCCTGTTCTGTCACTTGCTTCTCCCCCTGCAGATACAGCCGCAGAAGCAACGGGGGCAACTGGCTTCTCACCTTCTGCTAACGTCGATACCATAATGCTATCAGACGTCAACGCAACCGTTCCCATGCCGGAAGAGTACGCCTTCGAAGGGCGCGCAAACAAGCTGTCATCCTCACCCAAATCATTGGGGAAATACACTGGCGTCCGCACGGCAGAAGACGTGAGCTGTTCCAAGAAAGCACTAGGAGATTCAAAAGAGTCAATACCCTTCGGGGACACAGCAGCGACATCTCCTGGATGAAACTCAGAAGCGGTAGGTAGCAATGAAGGAACGTCAACACCAAGACTATCAACACTTGTTGCCATAACAGCCCCTGATTCCTGGCCCCCAGGGATAGATTCGGGCTCAACGACCTTACTTGCCTCAACTGGCAGTGAAATGGTATCCACATATTCAGAACCCTCCCTGAAAGCATCCTCTAGAAGCTTGTTTTTACGAGAAGCAGAGGAAGGGCGTCTCCCCTCTGAGCCACGTTTATGGCCAACAGCAGACCCTTCGGGTAAATCAGAAGCTGAGGTCAACGCCTCTGACGACTTCGCGCAGATTGCAGGCGACTTCACCTCCGACGGTAAGCCATCCGGAACTCCATCTCTAGTCGCCTCCGCTGGAAGTttggaaggagaagaggaagcgcCCTCTACATGAACCATCCCTTCTGAGCCTGCTACCAAGGAAGATCCAATTGCAGGAGTAACAGAAGATGCCTCAGGTAAATGCCCAGCAGGGGCAAATCCACGTGGCCTTTTACACAACGATAGGGCCTGACCCGTTGGCAATTTACCGGGGGAAAATGTGGGGATTGCTAGAGCAGATCCTTGAGGAGTGGGGACAGAGCCTTTCGGGATCCGAAGCTTCGACGAAATGTACTTCCCGTCGTCCGAATCTTCGGAAGAGGACTCCTCACGATCCTTTCTTTTTCCCAAGGCATCCGTAGGCAAAGGCACTTGCTTAAGAGGCTTGATTTGCAGGGCGTTAGAAGGCGTGGACGACTGCCCTTGGATGCGAGAAGACCTGCGCGATAGGCCAGACTTGTCAGGAGAAGACTCAGTAGCCAGTACATAATCCTCCTTCTTTTTACCCTCTGGGACCCCTTGACGCTTGGCACACGCGTTGAAGGTTTCAGTGCACGCCCTTTCAAATTCAGCTTTCGTCAGTGATAGAGTTGAAGGAGTAGGAGGAGATTTCTTCAGGAAAGCTCCCAGCTGCTTCGCGCATGCCGCAGTAATCTTACCTAGGGTCATGTCACCCTTCTGCGATCTAACCCGCACAGCTCCAGGGTCGACCCGATCCACGAAGCAGAGCCGAGTCATAATCTGCATACAGTAGGAGTTCAATACACCCCTGATACTAATGGCGTTCTCCTTGGATTCGTGAAGAAGCCCCTTCTCTGTCAGCATGCTCTGTCGCTCAGAACTCATGTTGACCTGAGGCCAAGAAAAATCTGGAACGAACAACCAAAGCAGCAGTACAAAGAGTTAAAATACTCGACAATCATCCAGACACAATTAATGCACATTAAAATTAATGGAAAACATGACTCACCTTTTATAAACACCCTGGCCAGAGGAAAAATTTCCTGAGGCACGTACTCAGGGTACCATGCTCCTCCAACAGCAAAGaagtatttatcccaatttcgATGAGAGCTGTCGAAATCGGTAAACATTGTCCGATCCTTTTTGGGAGAGAGGTAGAAAGTTTTCCAAGGCTTTCCCTCTATCACCTTGTTTGTAGACTTGGTGAAGCACGCGTAAATATCGTCCGATTGAATATTGACATTCCTAAGGCTCCCTATCATCTGGGCCCCGACTATTGATTGAATGGCGTTTGGAAGAAATTGCGAAATATGAGCCCCGGAGTTTGAAATTATCTGAACGAGCAACGCTGGAAGAGGGAAGCGGAGCCATTCGATATGCCTCAAGCTCATGACTATCTCAGTAGGCTTCACTACATCCTTGAATCGCCACTCTCGAAGCTCAGCCTCCGAGAGCATCCTCACCGACACGTTGTCTGGAATGTCGAACGATTTGCGCATGCGTTCGAAGGCATTTTTGTATCCATCACGATCCGCAGGGTCGGGAGATGAACGAGAAGACATTATCACACCGAGTGGGATGATTGACGAAGGTTTGAGCTGGAGGAAATCTCTAGGGTTTTCTTTCAAGCTTCTCTTTGGAAGATGGAACAAAGTTTGGAAATCTGAATGAGaaatattttgaaataaaaactaTTTAAATGAGAGGTGAAATTTTGAACCAAACGTTTTACTTGGTAACTGTGTACGCATTAAGTATAACCTGTCAGGTAATCAAATGATCGTGCACCAGCGGATTGCCTCGATTTACGGAGAATGACGGCTTTAGGCGAACCTTTTGGTgttgaagagtcggcccaagatTCTAATAGATTAACATACCACATCTGTTCAAAGCTTGGGCCAtggggcatctgttgggcccaaaatgttcggcccgGAAATACTTGCCTCATTTATCAGATATTCAAAGCGGAGCGTTTAGACAAAGGGATATTCCGAAGGCAGAAGCTGTAGGTCAGAGGCTGTCCGCGCCTCTGACCTTTGAGCGAGACATtttaaaagttggtatttttggagggaaattcagttattctCCTCCCTCCTTTTCAGGACCTAACTGAACCAACTAACTGTTGGGTATACTAtatcctataaatatgagattttaaGAAGGAAAAAGGGATCGAATTTGTAACTGACttaggcatcggagtgtctttcttgcaggaaaTCCCGACGAGTCCGAGACAGGTTTCATCACCGGAAAAGAAGCAAGACGTCAAAACATTGTCGGATCTTTACTTCCATTTACATaaagacaaattgttgccccAACACTTTGTTTTGTCTATATGTAGAATTATTCACAGACAacaatatatatgatatatatattaaatgtttaaACCTGATTCACTGGGTTATTGCTCATTTCTACTACTTGCATAGTATCCGACTCTATATGTGCAGCAGATTCTACTACTACATAGAATCTTGCTATGTTCGGTTAAGTACTTTTACtgattttatttcctttttactTGACATAGATAAGTAAAGAGAAAGCTAATACTTGATGAGATTATttgatacatataaatatatttatatgtaaatgTCTTGTGTGATACGTATTCTGGACTAATCAATAGTCAAGAACAGCAGAACGCTCATTAAGATCAGTCCTTATATTTAGTCAGTTATATTGAAAGAGACAGAACATGAAACTATGGAAGATCATACGTATATAATTAaagtgagaaccacattattattgATGCTTCTTTCCCTAAAAGTGAGACCCACATATTGCTATACACTCACCACTTTAATTGTTAAAATGATATGATCTCCTTGTCATCCCTCACATTTGCAGAAAATTCCTCTactgatttttctttaaacaGAAGTAAGCTAGAGCATCATCACCTATACAAACTCACACACAAGTATATACCTACACAAATACATTCACTTTTATTTAATGTGCATATTCATTGCAAATCTACATTCTTGACAAGACTAATTATGGATACTGTCATTCCATCATGTGCAGCCCTGAGCCAAAATTGATAGATGAAATTGTTAAAGATGTCTTAAAAAAACTGGGACGTGTATCCTCAAGCAACACTTTCAAGAGGTTAGTTGGAATTGAAAAGCACATTGAAGAAATCAAGTTGTTGTTGAGCCATAATTGCTCATCAAATATCGGTGTAGTTGGCATTTGGGGAATCGGTGGTATAGGTAAAACAACTCTTGCAGATGCATTGTTCAGTCTTTTCTTCCACCAATTCGAAAGTTGTTACTTTCTCAAAAATGTTAGGGAAGCATCCGAAAAGTACGGATTAGAGAAATTAAGAGAAGAGCTTATTACAAAACTGctaaaagaagaagaaagcctAGATTTGGGAGCACCATCCATACCAGACTGCATTAGAGACAGACTTCGTTCGACAAAGGTACTCATTGTTCTTGATGATGTAAGTAACTCAAAGCAGTTCGAGTACTTAATTGGTGATCGTTTTAGTGAGGATGACCTATTTGACAATGGGAGTCGAATCATAGTAACAACTAGAGATGAAAATGTGCTTAGAACTATTGAATCTGATGTAACATATGAAGTAAAGCAGCTAAATGAGGATGAAGCCCTTAGGCTTTTTAATTTGATAGCCTTCAAAGGGAATTCTCCAAGGGATGGTGATTATGTAGAGCTGTCGAAAAAGGCTGTGAAATATGCTGGACACATTCCGTTGATTATCAAAGTTTTGGGTTCTCACCTTCGTTATCTTCGGTCTCCGACCAAAGAAAACTGGGAAATGGCATTGGATAAGTTTCAACAAGTGCCTCTTGAGGATATTCAAGAGGTCTTAAGAACAAATTATGATGGGTTGGATAGGAAAGAGCAAGATATCTTTCTTGATTTCGCAGGCTATTTCAATGCCAAGTAAAGAGATTTTGTACAACATCCTTCTACCAGTAAAAAATCCTCCTCTACCAGCTCCAGAGCAAATTTAGGAGCATCCTCATCAACAGATCGAGAAACATAAGAGTAGATATATCAGCAATAAAATCAGAAAAAATAGAAATTTGATGGAGACTACGGTGGACAGCTGAAGATACAGTCATAGCATCTGTTTCCACTGGAGACCGAAGAACAGTGCTTTCGCTTCCATATCCTTGACTGTGTAGTTACCATGAAAAAGGCTTAGACATAGCAAGAATTACTTGGCCGTTGCAGTTTCGGATTATTACGCCAGCTCCCATCGCACCATCAACATTTAACTTGCATTTTCCTTGTGGGGATGGGAACCATTGAGGTTACAGTGAGGGAAGGGAAGGACAATTTATTAAGGGGTATTGAGTTATATAACCTTCTTCACCGaacactttatatatatatatatatatatatatattttattaatttttttttacaacttTAGTAATAAAATTACTAATATATCCGTACTCGAAAACTTAATATTAATATGAGCATCTCACACAACGCCAAAGCAAACTCTCTGATGAtctctttctctctatctcaGCTAACTCAAGTACTCTCCATTTGAGCTAGCTTGGTATTTTTTAAGAGTCCAAGCTTGTCTAGCCATTTAATCACACTATTTATCtccttcaattttttttcttcagtttttctcCAAACAAATGTATGtaattttaaatcttaaataagaACAAATTGTAACTTGTTTCTACGAGTGGATTAAAAAAACTTGATAGACAACTACTTTGATTTTTGTTCTTTGCTAGAGTTTTGCTATTAGTGGGTAAGtttgtttttttctttatatattctTAATGATATTAAAGAATGCAAActatatgtttatgaaaatgtctcaatgaactaACATTATTAAATTAGATTAAGATTTTCAACTCATATACAATATATGTTGTTGCTTATGGTTTGATATTTGAAATGAAATTTACATTATTTGTACTACTTCATTAtcttttttgttaaaaaaatatattggatatgtgatgtaGAATGTACATATTAGCTTAGTTTTATAATTGATATGTTAACAGTTGTTTTTATTGAAGATTTCAGTCATGGTGCATAATCACTTCAAGTCAATTTCCTTAGACCCATATATTTAAATAGATCTTATTATAGTGTTTGGGTAAtgatatttttatgtaaatttgcTTTCTATTAGCGTTTTTAGGTGGATCGACTATCCAATTACCCAAGCTCAACTCTTATACACTATATTTCTTGGATTCCATGGCATGGACGAAAGTACCAAACATTAGAGATCCACAACAATCGATTCAACGACGGTTGATTATTCACGAATCTAGTCCGGAGTCGTGCTCAAAATTGTCGAATTCTAGTGTGCCACCAACACCTCCAGCAAACACAACAACGACTCAATCAAATAATGAGGTAAATGAAGTTAAATacattttttctattcttgtacTTTTTTTATtagataatatatttaattgaaatcAATTGGCTATAAATTTAGAGCACTAAAGGCATGATTTGAAAAATATTGGTCTGAAATGTAGAACTCAACCAAAACAAGTAGAGCTCAAGTGGTTATGGTCGAAATTTTAAAAAATGCAATGAACTTTCAATTTAGAGCTCGACTAGCTTGAGTCGAGATTTGCAAAGTCTAATTGATAGAATAAAGCTCGAACATATATAGTTGAGATTTCCAAAGTCTAATTGATAGCATAGAGCTCGATCGGTGAGTAGAACTCGACCATATATTGTTGAGATTTCCAAagtctaattaaaattatagcaTAGAGCTCGACTGATGTGAGTAGAGCTCAACCGATGAGAGTAGAGTTCGACTGATGAGAGTAGAGCTCAACCATACAATGTGGATATTTCCCAAGTCTAATTGAAATGCAGAATGGATCTCAACAAGTGTGAGTCAATAAATACCATAAATAGTCGAGATTTCCAAAACATAATTGAAATTGTACCATAGAGCTTGACTAGTGTGAGTAAAGCTCTACAgatgtgagtagagctcgaccataCATAGTAGAGATTTCCAAAGTCTAATTCGTTGTAGAAAAGAGCTCAACTGGTATGAGTAGAGCTCAACTggtgtgagtagagctcgaccataCATAGTCGAGATTTCAAGGCTTAAGTAGAGCTCTACCAAACATGGTTGAGATTCCaaaattttaatgaaattttCATAGGTCTTCTCAACTGGAGTAGGTAGAGCTCGTCTAACATGTGTTTCACTTTATTGATTAAAATTTTATCTTTCTCTTGTATTTAATTACTAGCTACATAATGAATAAGAGTCAGTGACATGTTCTGAAGAACAATCAGAATTACATGTTGATGAACAATCAAATTCTTCCTCTGTGTCATGACAGAATACACTTCTATTaagttttattttgtaaaatatttaattttttatgttatttattattgagaaatatgatatttaatttattgcAGATCGAAAAGATTCCTCGATTGAAGCCTATATTAGAGGAGAATGAACACTTTGAGTGCAAGATAGGAGTAAAAAGTAAGATGGATGATGTCACAAAACTTATTGACTGATGTGTTAGAGATTGGAGGTACAATTAATTGGGTCGATGACACTGATAGGCAAGACACTTGTGACAATGTTGATGTTACAAATGAAGGTCAAGCTACAGAAATTGGTAACAAGAATCATGTACAATCTATGAATGAAGTCATAAGAGATGATACTGATAGGCAAGACACTTATGACAATGTTGATGTTACAAATGAAGGTCAAGCTACAGAAATTGGTAAGAAGAATCATGTATAATCTATGAACGAAGTCATAAGAGATGATACTGATAGGCATGGGACTTGTGACATTGGTGTTACAAATGAAGATCAAGCCATTGGTCAAGCTACAGAAGTTGGACCAGAAGAGAGACAATGTGACAAATTTGACTGGTTTGCTCTTAAGGCTCACATAGATTAACAATTTTCATTGATAAGATCTGAAATTGCAATGTTGCCTTCAAAGATAATTTTCTTActtcaacaacaaaatattataccAATGCCCCAATGTGATGATGGCCATGGTGGAAACTGTACTGGTAATTTGTAATTTGTATATTTTAAAATGTTTGGATAGTATAAGAATGAcaatgttttaaaaaatttatatatagttaaGTTCTACTAAGATCATCATCATGACATACAGTAAATGCTCTCAAAACTCGACCATGtatagtcgagctctactcatatcAATTGAGCTCTACGCATATCAGTTGAGCCATATTATAAAGGTTCTACCAAACTCAACCATGTATAGTTGAGCTCTACTCATGTTAGTCGAGCCATGCAGTAAAGGCTCTCAAAACTCAACCATGTACAGTCGAGCTCAACTCATATCACTTGAGCTCTACTCATATCAGTTGAGCGATATTGTAAAGGTCTACCAAACTCAACCATGTATAGTTGAGCTCTACTCATGTTAGTCGAGCCATACAGTAAAGGTTCttagtcgagctctactcatagCAGTTGAGCCATATTGTAAAGGTTCCACCAAACTCAATCATGTATAGTTGAGCTCTACTCATGTTAGTTGAGCCATATTATAAAGGTTCTACCAAACTCAACCATGTATAGTTGAGCTCTACTCATGTGAGTCGAGCCATACAATAAAGGCTCTCAAAACTCAACCATGTATAGTTGAGCTCTACTCATAttagtcgagctctactcatattAGTTGAGTCATATTGTAAAGCTTCTACCAAACTCAACCATGTATAATTGAGCTCTACTCATGTCAGTCGAGCCATACAGTAAAGGCACTCAAAACTCAACCATGTATAGTTGAGCTCTACTCATATCAGTCGAGCTTTACTCAAATTAGTTGAGCCATATTGTAAAGGTTCTACTAAACACAACCATGTATAGTTGAGCTCTACTATACATAAATTATCACTTTTAATGAATACAATAATGTCCATACCAATATTTTACTATAAATAAAATTGTCAAtatacttaataaattaattgtacaaaaatatttgtattttcataattttcctagactaaattATCACACTTATTAAGATTCAGTTATTATTATCAAACACATTGTCACATCTCATATCTACTATACATAAATTATCGCATTTAATGAATACAATAATGTTCATGCCaatattttactaataaataaaattatcaatatacttaataaattaattgtacaaaaatattatattttcataattttcctaaactaaaTTGTCACATTTATTAAGATTCAGTTATTCTTATCAAACACATTGTCACGTCTCCTATCTACTATACATAAATTATCACATTTAATGAATACAATAATGTTCATGCCActattttactaataaataaaattgtcaatatacttaaaaaattaattgtacaacaatatttgtattttcataattttcctagactaaattGTCACATTTATTAAGATTCAGTTATTCTTATCAAATACATTGTCACGTCTCCTATCTACTATACATACATTATCGCATTTAATGAATACAATAGTGTTCATGCCaatattttactaataaataaaattgtcaatatacttaataaattaattgtaccaaaatatttgtattttcataattttcctagactaaattGTCACATTTATTAAGATTCAATTATTCTTATTAAACACATTGTCACGTCTCCTATCTACTATACATAAATGATCGCATTTAATGAATACAATAATGTTCATGCCaatattttactaataaataaaattttcaatatacttaataaattaattgtacaaaaatatttgtattttcataattttcctagactaaattGTCACATTTATTAAGATTCAATTAT
The genomic region above belongs to Humulus lupulus chromosome 1, drHumLupu1.1, whole genome shotgun sequence and contains:
- the LOC133801640 gene encoding disease resistance protein RPV1-like, encoding MALAAASSGNFSKKYDVFLSFRGEDTRTKFTSHLYTALERKKIKTYIDEKSLQRGHEISPALLDAIENSKISLIVFSENYASSSWCLSELVHILKCCSDINQIVVPIFYDVDPLHIQNQEGSYSGAFKNHEQRFDDKMDMVAKWRHALTTAAKLQGWNSQNISPEPKLIDEIVKDVLKKLGRVSSSNTFKRLVGIEKHIEEIKLLLSHNCSSNIGVVGIWGIGGIGKTTLADALFSLFFHQFESCYFLKNVREASEKYGLEKLREELITKLLKEEESLDLGAPSIPDCIRDRLRSTKVLIVLDDVSNSKQFEYLIGDRFSEDDLFDNGSRIIVTTRDENVLRTIESDVTYEVKQLNEDEALRLFNLIAFKGNSPRDGDYVELSKKAVKYAGHIPLIIKVLGSHLRYLRSPTKENWEMALDKFQQVPLEDIQEVLRTNYDGLDRKEQDIFLDFAGYFNAK
- the LOC133801621 gene encoding uncharacterized protein LOC133801621 codes for the protein MEKSQFCVQHEARMEKLSSMMSDLDEEIVSLQTDKETLEKERKELEQRVNSLESSAAEAKKQKLETELLFGKKLKEAEERAVEAAVEATRQRIRDREITERKFARMAEVDTAKYLDLALRNKKQTPEEKWAKLEMYCKNVDVKIGEYDVDKYLNELGDLQISYPPCHLEKLKLRGDALGSMYNAEGEAVEDTVANLAPDEKASGSTSVAEGKSEGERGVCCMTYLDQELHRSFRPLRAKYSERLYRWWERMPSEHREWTNVPFLRRIFDNPQWLYSTWALEELIRSGIPYYISCERYGLGYPKLENAMSEYIRRIEWD